The Clostridium sp. DL-VIII DNA window TGTGTAACATTCCAATAACTGTTGAATATGGTGGCAATGGATAAGTCTCTGTAACTTTAAATGCATACGGTTTTTTATAGCAAACAGTTTCCTGGTATAATTTTAACTTTAAAGCCTTCATCTAAAATCACACCCCATAGTAAGCAGTAACTTTGTTCTTTAATTGTTTAAAGAATCCTTCTATATTAGAAATTTCCTCTTTAACTAATTTACATAATTCCTCTTCATTTTCAAAAACTCCTGAAACTACTCCCATATTGGTATTTTCTTTAACATCGCAATCAAGTATACTCATACTTAAAGCATCTTCTAAAGGTTTAGTCTTTATATTAAACTTTCCTTTGTTCACTTCTAACCCGATTCTTCCCATAAAAAATGGATTAGCTATATCATATACTCCACCGATTATAAATAATGGAGATAAATTTTCTTGTCTTCCTCTAATATTTCTATTAAGAACTTTTATTAGATCTAATAATTGATTAACTCTTTTTGCTTTTTCATTCTTATCTAAATTTATATCTCCATCCACTCCAACTTTATCTAAATCAATAGTAAGCGTATAAGTATAATAACTTAAATGCTGCTCACTATTTGCTAAATTAGGATGCTCTCCAATTCTATCTGCGAAACCTTTGTTGCTTAAAAAATCCATATCGCTTTTATATGGTTCTAAAGAAATAGCAGTCGATACTCTTGCTACAGCAGATCTAATTGCTGATCCACCTTTTTCATCGCCCTCTTTTTTTGCCGTCTTCATGTATCCAAACAAATCCATTTCCTCAGAATCTTTAATTGTGTATTCATTCTTAAATTGTATTGTTCCTTTGCTCTTATCTACTGTTTGTAAATTCCATCCGAAAATATCCTTTCCCAGTCTTCTTATATCATAAGTTAACGCTTGTCTAGTTTCCAACGTATGAAGATTTCCG harbors:
- the cas7i gene encoding type I-B CRISPR-associated protein Cas7/Cst2/DevR — encoded protein: MSKSITCSIIFQGQSLNYGEGIGNISELKKLTRGNGNLHTLETRQALTYDIRRLGKDIFGWNLQTVDKSKGTIQFKNEYTIKDSEEMDLFGYMKTAKKEGDEKGGSAIRSAVARVSTAISLEPYKSDMDFLSNKGFADRIGEHPNLANSEQHLSYYTYTLTIDLDKVGVDGDINLDKNEKAKRVNQLLDLIKVLNRNIRGRQENLSPLFIIGGVYDIANPFFMGRIGLEVNKGKFNIKTKPLEDALSMSILDCDVKENTNMGVVSGVFENEEELCKLVKEEISNIEGFFKQLKNKVTAYYGV